TGGGCCGCCCGCCCGCGTCCGGTTCCCGTCGTCGCCGCCCGCGTCGACCGCGGCACGGTCGTCGCCTCGGTGGCCAACACCCGCGCCGGGACGGTGAAGGCGTGCCGGCGGGCGCGCCTGGCCCCCCAGATCGGGGGCCGCATCGCGCGCTTGCCGGTGCACCGGGGCGACCGTGTCGAGAAGGGCGACCTGCTGCTCGAGCTGTGGAACGACGATGTCGAGGCGGAGGCGGCGATCGCCGAAGCCGAGGCGCGCGCCGCCGCCGCGAACGCCGAGCGGCTCTGCGCGCGCGCGGCGTTCGCCGAGCGCGAGGCGGCCCGGACCGAAAGGCTCGCGCGCGACGACGTGGCCGGCGAGGGCCGGCTCGACCGCGCGCTGACCGAACGCGACACCGCCCGCGCGGCGTGCGCCGCCGCCCGGGCGCAGGCGGAGTCGGCCCGGGCCCGGATCGCCGCCGCGCGCGCCGCCGTGGCGCGCACGATCCTGCGCGCCCCGTTCGACGGCGTGGTGGCCGAGGTGAACGGGGAGCTGGGCGAGTTCGTCACCCCCTCCCCGCCCGGCATCCCGACCCCACCGGCGGTCGATCTGATCGAGGAGAACTGCCTGTACGTCGCCGCGCCGCTGGACGAGGTGGACGCCCCGCGCGTGGCCGCCGGGCAGCGGGCGGAGGTCACCCTCGACGCCTACCCCGGC
Above is a window of Acidobacteriota bacterium DNA encoding:
- a CDS encoding efflux RND transporter periplasmic adaptor subunit, whose amino-acid sequence is MSRRTLLRLAVAAGLLAAGAAALRWAARPRPVPVVAARVDRGTVVASVANTRAGTVKACRRARLAPQIGGRIARLPVHRGDRVEKGDLLLELWNDDVEAEAAIAEAEARAAAANAERLCARAAFAEREAARTERLARDDVAGEGRLDRALTERDTARAACAAARAQAESARARIAAARAAVARTILRAPFDGVVAEVNGELGEFVTPSPPGIPTPPAVDLIEENCLYVAAPLDEVDAPRVAAGQRAEVTLDAYPGRSFPGHVRRVAPYVLDVEKQARTVEVEVELDDPQAAPGLMPGYSADVEILLDSREDVLRVPTDALVDGRRVLVVEGGRLAAREVRTGIANWRWTEIRDGLREGELVVVSLDREGVAAGARVAVERIVGPEP